GAATACCTGAACCGTTATCTTCGATTCTGAGTCTGTAAACTTCATAGCCTCTGGAAGTTTCCCCTTCAGAGGCAAGTCGAACATAAATGTCGGGCGGAGTTAAAACTTGCTCGGCTGCATCAAGAGAGTTTTCAACAAGTTCTCTTATGGCTGTAAAAATGGCTCTTGTCGGATTTGTGAAGCCGGCTATGTCTCTATTCCTGTAAAAGAAGTCCGCTGGACTTATCTCCTCGAATGTTTGAGCCATTCTTTTAAGCCTCTACTATTATGTTAGCTTTAATAATGTAAATTTTCTTGTTGCTGTATATTATTTGTATTAAAGGCCTTCTTCTGGTTTTTCCCATAGCTCTAACATTTGTTTTTTGATTTCTCTTCTTTTTCTGTGCAGGTAGCGGTAGACTGTGCCGTGCATTGCCCCTTTTATCAGCATGTCTATTGCTTCCCTTGCTATTTGCGCCTTTTCGAAGTCGCCTATAATGCCGACTGTATGGCCGTAGACTGAAATGTATGTTTCAGTGAGCTCCTCTATTGTTCTGCGGGTTTTTCCGTCCCTTCCGATGATTCTTCCTCTAACTCTTCTCATGTCGGATTCTGATTTTCCGAAAATCTGCCTTAAGTCTATTATTTCAAGAATTGTGTTTTCATCTTCGAGTAGGCGAAAGGCTTTTTCAGGTGAGAATCCCCTGCCAATTGCTGTCACTACGTCTTTGGCTCGAAATAGTTTCGAAGGGTCATTGTTTTCGGGGTTTAGTTCGATGCTTACGTCTCCAGTTGAGCTGTCAATCTGAAGTTTCACGCCCAACGTTTTTTCAATTTGCTCTTTAACTGAACCGTTTGGGCCTATTAACACACCTATTCTTTCACGTGGAATTCTAATGAAAGTGCTAGCCGACACCGGTGACCCTCCGATACAACTCGTCTATAGGAAACACTTCAACTCCCAACTTCTTAAAATAACGGTTCAAATTGTTAAGGTCTCTACGCAAAAACATTTCGGAATTCGGATGCTCAATTGGAACAGCCTGTGAAACATCAATGAGAACTGGGCGGCCCCGCCAAATCATCACATTGTATTCACTTATATCACCGTGAACAAGTTTGGCTTTTCTATACAAACGCTTCAAATAAGTAATCAGCAGCTTATATATGCGTTCAGGATTTTTAGGTGGAACATCCTTCATTAAAGGCGCTGATACACCGTTTTTCCCGATGAATTCCATGACAAGCACATTATTTTTCACTGCTATTGGTTTTGGAACGCGAACTTTAGCTGCGCATGCAAGTTCTAAATTTTTAAATTCCTTCTGAGCCCAAGCGTAGACAAGTGAACGTGTGTCACGTTTAACATGTGCAAACCGCGGGTCTCCTTCAATGTAAATGAGTTTTCCTCTTTTAAATTCAGCCGATACGGTCAAGTAGATTTTTATGGCTATTTCGTTTCCTTCAGCGTCTTTACCCCAGTAAATTCGAGCTTCCTTTCCGGCTTTAACAACTCCGAAAATTTCCTCTATAATATGTTTGTTCATCAAATCATAAATCGTCATTAAAGTTGATTTGTCGAATACTTCTTCTAAGACTTCGTATTCCTCGCTTCTTTTTTCTTTCATTAGCTGCTCTCTTTCATATTTCCTCTCTTTATGCAGAAGTTTTTTAGCCGCCTTTTCTTCAGAAGTCACTTTTGCATTCATCCTAAATTGTTAGGTAGCCGTTTTTCCTAAGCCACTCAACCTGGGCCTTTGTATACCGCCAGATTATGTCTCCTCTAGTTTCAGATTGAAAATCCCAGGGAGAAACAAGCACAACGTCGCCTTCACGAATCCAAACCCTACGTTTCATCTTACCCCTAATCCTACATACACGTTGATGACCATCTTGACATTTAACCAAAACACGGTCAAAACCAAGCAGCTTTACAGCTATGCCAAGCACGTCACTTGGCGCGGGTAGGACTAAATCCTTAATTTCCTCTTCGCTAATTACCTTCTTCTTACCCAAATAGGCACCTCAACGTTAGCATACAATGGTAGAGAATGTATAACCATACTTAAAAATGATGTGATAAATTTCAAAGCCTTACTATTTGAGCATGTGGGATTCCTTCAATTAGTAAAACTGCTTCGGGGTGAACTAGCCCTGCTTCTATGGCTTTTTTAACTATTTTTTTGCCGACCATGTTAACTATTGTGCATTGCTTCATAAGTTCAACTGCCTCTTCCACGGTTACTTTTGTTCCCTTGTAAAATTTCTCGTTCACATGAAAAACTATTTTTCCTTCTTTCAAGGTTTTTCCTAGAAGTTCAACGTCGCAGGCTGCTAGCAATATGCATTTTCCACGCTTTTGTAGGTTTGCATAGACTTCCAATGCTTTGCACTTCAGCTTTGCCTATCAACTTCAATTTAATATTGGGAAAAGGCAGTTTTAAGGTTTTATTTCATTCCTAAAATTATGCATTTAAACAGGCCTTATGGAACTTTTAGCCCCACACGCCTCGCATACTAAGAACCAGATGCGTTTCTCTTTCACAATTTTCGTGTCAGGCCTCTTGCAGACGGGGCATATAACGTATTCTCTTGTGTACCGTTCAACTAAACGCTGTAAGGTTTCGTTCTCAAATTTACCTTGAAAAATGGCCCGTTCATTTTCTATAACGCCAGCAGTAGCCATTTCTTTAGCTAAAAATTTAAGCAGGTGCTGAGGTTTCCGATTCAGAGTTTCTGCTATCTCTTTAAAGTTATGAATTACCGTTCTCATTCCGAAAATTGTTGAACGAACCCTTGGAATCTCAAATCTTTTGGACTCAAAAACCGTTGGTGGAAGCTGGGAGTAAGCCCTATCTAACAGTTCCTCATATTTCTTCAATTTCCTTTCTCCTTAAATTTGACCTTACTCAATTAGGAGGGATGTAACTTAAAAACATTGACTTCAAATAATATTTTGATGATTTGAAATGGGCCATATATATTTATACACTGGGACTGGCGGTGGAAAAACAACCAATGCTTTAGGGCTCGCCTTACGCTGTGTGGGACACGGCCTCAAAGTTGTCATAATCCAGTTTATGAAATGGTGGAAGAACATCGGCGAGTATAAGATTAAGGATAAGCTTGCGCCTTACTATGAAATTTATCAGTTTGGCCGTGAAGGATGGATAGGGTTAGGAAACCTTACGGAAGAAGATAAGCAATTAGCCGAAAAAGGACTCGAATTTGCAAGGAAAATCGTTAAGGAAAAAAGGCCTCATCTACTGGTTTTAGACGAGATAAACTTGGCTGTTTACTGCAAACTGTTGGATGTAAAAGAAGTCCTAAAGTTTCTCGACGAAATACCAGAGGAAACTCACGTCATCTTAACTGGACGTTTTGCATCTAAGGAACTCATTGAAAGGGCAGACATAGTAAATGAAGTTGTTGAAATAAAAGCTCCGGAAAAGTTTCCAACAGTTATAGGAATCCAATATTGAAAGGCCTAGGGAAAACTTAAGAAAAGTTCTTCTAATTAACTCTATTTCTCACTCTGGTGAAACAAATTGACTAAGGCGAAAACTCACCCTTACATACCAAACTCGGTTAGGGAAATTAAAGAGCAAATGATGAAGGAAATAGGAATAAAAACCGTAGAGGAACTTTACAGCGACATCCCAGAAAAATTTAAGCTTAAAAGAAGGCTAAACTTGCCGGAAGCACTTTCAGAACTTGAACTAGAAAAGCACATTGAAAAAGTTCTCTCAAAAAACAAGACCTACATGGACATGCCCATTTTTCTAGGGGCCGGATGCTGGCCACACTATGTCCCAGCCGCAGTAGACTACGTAACTCAAAGAAGCGAACTTTTAACCTCTTATACGCCTTATCAACCGGAAATTTCGCAAGGAATTCTTCAAGCTTTATTTGAATATCAAAGCATGATATGCGAACTAACAGAGATGGAAGTAGCCAACTGTTCAATGTACGATTGGGCGTCAGCCCTAGGCGAAGCTGCAAGAATGGCCGCACGGGTAACTAGAAGAAACGAGGTGTTAATTCCAAAAATAATTCATCCGGAAAGAAGAAAAACTCTCGAAACCTACTCTGAACCAGCCGGAATAAAAGTTGAAGCAGTGGACTATGAGAAGGAGACAGGACAACTTGACCTTGAAGACTTAAAAAAGAAAGTTTCTGAAAAAACAGCAGCAGTATACATCGAAAATCCCTCATACCTCGGATTCATAGAAACCCAAGTCGACGAGATAGCTGACATTACCCATGAAAAAGAAGCCTTACTCATAGTCGGTGTAGACCCAATCTCACTCGGCGTTTTGAGGCCGCCTGGAAATTATGGGGCAGACATAGTTGTTGGAGAAGGCCAACCTCTTGGAAATCCAATGAATTTCGGCGGCCCTCTCCTCGGAATATTCGCCTGCAAAGACGATGTTAGGCTTATCCGCCAAATGCCCGGAAGAATAATTGGAATGACCAAAACCGTTGATGGAGGACAAACCAGTTTCTGTATGGTTCTCCAAACCCGTGAACAGCACATTCGAAGGGAAAAGGCAACGTCAAACATATGTTCTAATGAGGCATTATGCGCAGTTGCAGCCGCAGCTTATATGGCTTTACTTGGCCCTGAAGGATTCAAAGAACTTGGGCAACATATTATCTACAAGTCAAACTATGCTATGAGGAAAATGAATGAAATAGAGGGCGTTAAATGCCCAGTTTTCAATTCCACCCACTTTAAAGAGTTCACAGTTAACTTTGACAATTCTAACAGAAGCGTTAAGGAAGTTAACAAGCAGCTTCTCAAGGCGGGAGTTCACGGTGGAAAAGATATAAGCATTGAATTTCTAGAGCTTGGACAAACAGCGCTTTACTGCGTGACAGAGGTTCATACTAAACAGGATATTGATAGGCTAATTGAGGCTCTAGCAGAGATTTTGGAGGGGAAATAAATGTTTAAACAAGCGAAATGGGATGAACCAACAGTTTTCGAGCTTGGTCATCTGGGAAGAAGAGGTTACATTGTGCCGAAACTTGAAAACGGCATATTTGAGGTAATAAATAACCCGGAGGAATTAATTCCTAACAGAATGAGGAGGAAGAGTCCGCCTAGGCTTCCGGAACTTTCAGAAGTTGAGGTTGTACGCCACTTCACTCGGCTTTCCCAAATGAATTACGGTGTAGATTCCGGGCTTTATCCGCTTGGAAGCTGCACAATGAAGTATAATCCAAAAATCAACGAAGTTCTAGTGAGACATAAAGGCTTAGCTTGGATTCATCCCTATCAACATTCTTCAACAATTCAAGGTATACTTGAAATCTTATACAAACTTTCAAGGTGGCTTGCTGAAATAACTGGCACAGAAGAGGTATGCCTTCAGCCCTCAGCGGGGGCACATGGCGAATTACTTGGAACACTCATAATGAGAGCCTACCACAAGTTTAATGGAGAACTTGAAAAAAGAAGGGAAGTCATTGTTCCAGACTCTGCTCATGGAACAAACCCGGCAAGCGCTGCTATGGCTGGCTTTGAAGTAGTCGTTGTTCCCTCAGATGAGAACGGATGTGTAGATGTTGAAGCCCTTAAATCTGCAGTTTCTGAACGCACAGCCGGTTTAATGCTTACCAATCCGAATACGCTTGGAATTTTTGAGAGGAACATTGAGAAAATCGCCAAAATTGTGCATGAGGCAGGAGGCCTACTGTACTATGATGGCGCCAATCTCAACGCAATCTTGGGAAAGGTTAGGCCGGGAGACATGGGATTCGACATAGTTCACATAAACATTCACAAGACTTTTGGGACTCCGCATGGTGGAGGAGGCCCTGGAGCCGGTCCAGTTGGGGTTTCAAAGGAGCTGGAAAAGTTTCTTCCTGTTCCCCGCATAGTATTTGATGGCAAACAGTACTATCTTGATTACGATAGGCCGCATAGCATTGGGAAAATTAGGGGATTTTACGGAAACATTGCTGTTTTGCTTAAGGCTTACGCTTATATTCTCAGTTTGGGCGCTGAAGGCCTAAAAGAGGTTGCAGAAGTTTCCGTTTTAAACGCTAATTATGTTGCAAGGAAACTGGCTGAAGTTAAAGGTTTCAAGTTGCCATATGACGAGAAAACGCCTAGAAAGCATGAATGTGTTTTCAGCGCTAAAAGACTTAGGAATGAAACTGGAGTTCAAGCATTAAACGTTGCAAAAAGACTTTTAGATTACGGCTTACATGCACCTACAATGTACTTTCCATTAATCGTCGACGAAGCCTTAATGATTGAGCCTACGGAATCCTTCGAAAAGGAGGAGCTAGACCGCTTCGTTCAAGTTTTAAAGAAAATTTCTGAAGAAGCTTACACCGAGCCTAAAACTGTTTTAAATGCACCTACAAATACTTCTGTTGGGAGAGTTGATGAAGTTAGGGCTTCGCATCCGAGGACTATGGCTTTGAGTTGGAGAATGTATCTTAAAAAGAAGAAGGAAGGAAAAATTTAGCGGGGTGCAATGGATTTATATGTGACTTCTCATTTTTCTCTTCAAAGCAAAATTCGGATGA
The Candidatus Bathyarchaeota archaeon DNA segment above includes these coding regions:
- a CDS encoding RNA-processing protein (similar to yeast Dim2p protein that is essential for 40S ribosomal subunit; structural studies show binding to 3' end of 16S rRNA in complex with archaeal IF2 alpha), giving the protein MSASTFIRIPRERIGVLIGPNGSVKEQIEKTLGVKLQIDSSTGDVSIELNPENNDPSKLFRAKDVVTAIGRGFSPEKAFRLLEDENTILEIIDLRQIFGKSESDMRRVRGRIIGRDGKTRRTIEELTETYISVYGHTVGIIGDFEKAQIAREAIDMLIKGAMHGTVYRYLHRKRREIKKQMLELWEKPEEGL
- a CDS encoding serine protein kinase RIO: MTSEEKAAKKLLHKERKYEREQLMKEKRSEEYEVLEEVFDKSTLMTIYDLMNKHIIEEIFGVVKAGKEARIYWGKDAEGNEIAIKIYLTVSAEFKRGKLIYIEGDPRFAHVKRDTRSLVYAWAQKEFKNLELACAAKVRVPKPIAVKNNVLVMEFIGKNGVSAPLMKDVPPKNPERIYKLLITYLKRLYRKAKLVHGDISEYNVMIWRGRPVLIDVSQAVPIEHPNSEMFLRRDLNNLNRYFKKLGVEVFPIDELYRRVTGVG
- the eif1A gene encoding translation initiation factor eIF-1A; translation: MGKKKVISEEEIKDLVLPAPSDVLGIAVKLLGFDRVLVKCQDGHQRVCRIRGKMKRRVWIREGDVVLVSPWDFQSETRGDIIWRYTKAQVEWLRKNGYLTI
- a CDS encoding DUF424 family protein, with product MEVYANLQKRGKCILLAACDVELLGKTLKEGKIVFHVNEKFYKGTKVTVEEAVELMKQCTIVNMVGKKIVKKAIEAGLVHPEAVLLIEGIPHAQIVRL
- a CDS encoding translation initiation factor IF-2 subunit beta, giving the protein MKKYEELLDRAYSQLPPTVFESKRFEIPRVRSTIFGMRTVIHNFKEIAETLNRKPQHLLKFLAKEMATAGVIENERAIFQGKFENETLQRLVERYTREYVICPVCKRPDTKIVKEKRIWFLVCEACGAKSSIRPV
- a CDS encoding cob(I)yrinic acid a,c-diamide adenosyltransferase, with the translated sequence MGHIYLYTGTGGGKTTNALGLALRCVGHGLKVVIIQFMKWWKNIGEYKIKDKLAPYYEIYQFGREGWIGLGNLTEEDKQLAEKGLEFARKIVKEKRPHLLVLDEINLAVYCKLLDVKEVLKFLDEIPEETHVILTGRFASKELIERADIVNEVVEIKAPEKFPTVIGIQY
- the gcvPA gene encoding aminomethyl-transferring glycine dehydrogenase subunit GcvPA gives rise to the protein MTKAKTHPYIPNSVREIKEQMMKEIGIKTVEELYSDIPEKFKLKRRLNLPEALSELELEKHIEKVLSKNKTYMDMPIFLGAGCWPHYVPAAVDYVTQRSELLTSYTPYQPEISQGILQALFEYQSMICELTEMEVANCSMYDWASALGEAARMAARVTRRNEVLIPKIIHPERRKTLETYSEPAGIKVEAVDYEKETGQLDLEDLKKKVSEKTAAVYIENPSYLGFIETQVDEIADITHEKEALLIVGVDPISLGVLRPPGNYGADIVVGEGQPLGNPMNFGGPLLGIFACKDDVRLIRQMPGRIIGMTKTVDGGQTSFCMVLQTREQHIRREKATSNICSNEALCAVAAAAYMALLGPEGFKELGQHIIYKSNYAMRKMNEIEGVKCPVFNSTHFKEFTVNFDNSNRSVKEVNKQLLKAGVHGGKDISIEFLELGQTALYCVTEVHTKQDIDRLIEALAEILEGK
- the gcvPB gene encoding aminomethyl-transferring glycine dehydrogenase subunit GcvPB, coding for MFKQAKWDEPTVFELGHLGRRGYIVPKLENGIFEVINNPEELIPNRMRRKSPPRLPELSEVEVVRHFTRLSQMNYGVDSGLYPLGSCTMKYNPKINEVLVRHKGLAWIHPYQHSSTIQGILEILYKLSRWLAEITGTEEVCLQPSAGAHGELLGTLIMRAYHKFNGELEKRREVIVPDSAHGTNPASAAMAGFEVVVVPSDENGCVDVEALKSAVSERTAGLMLTNPNTLGIFERNIEKIAKIVHEAGGLLYYDGANLNAILGKVRPGDMGFDIVHINIHKTFGTPHGGGGPGAGPVGVSKELEKFLPVPRIVFDGKQYYLDYDRPHSIGKIRGFYGNIAVLLKAYAYILSLGAEGLKEVAEVSVLNANYVARKLAEVKGFKLPYDEKTPRKHECVFSAKRLRNETGVQALNVAKRLLDYGLHAPTMYFPLIVDEALMIEPTESFEKEELDRFVQVLKKISEEAYTEPKTVLNAPTNTSVGRVDEVRASHPRTMALSWRMYLKKKKEGKI